One Thiocapsa rosea genomic window carries:
- a CDS encoding PH domain-containing protein, with amino-acid sequence MGLMNGLLGNASKVDAEKANSDYAKILGNGEQIEHAYRLVRDAVLFTNRRLILIDKQGMTGKKVEYLSIPYKSVVRFAVESAGHFDLEAELKLWTSGMSTPIQKTFSKAVDIYEVQALLAEYVGR; translated from the coding sequence ATGGGCTTGATGAACGGACTGCTCGGCAACGCCTCGAAGGTCGATGCCGAGAAGGCGAACAGCGATTACGCGAAGATCCTCGGCAACGGCGAGCAGATCGAGCACGCCTACCGGTTGGTACGCGATGCCGTCCTCTTCACCAACCGCCGGCTGATCCTGATCGACAAGCAGGGGATGACCGGCAAGAAGGTCGAATATCTCTCGATCCCCTACAAGAGCGTGGTGCGCTTCGCAGTGGAGTCGGCGGGGCATTTCGATCTGGAGGCCGAGCTCAAGCTCTGGACCTCGGGGATGTCCACACCGATCCAGAAGACCTTCAGCAAGGCGGTCGACATCTACGAGGTGCAGGCGTTGTTGGCGGAGTATGTGGGGCGCTGA